A genomic segment from Pseudomonas mendocina encodes:
- a CDS encoding DUF2025 family protein — protein MSITSAQICEAADQLQGFVGFNAKTGQYLLRFSEDSFGLDVPAETITPTCEYVWHADQGELMRLDRQRLAWLQEQRIDDRVNLSEPLRVYLRRNDLPEIRAERRRLAPA, from the coding sequence ATGAGTATCACGTCCGCCCAGATCTGCGAGGCCGCCGACCAGTTGCAGGGTTTCGTCGGCTTCAACGCCAAGACCGGCCAGTACCTGCTGCGTTTTTCCGAAGACAGCTTCGGCCTCGACGTGCCCGCCGAGACCATCACTCCGACCTGTGAATACGTCTGGCACGCTGACCAAGGCGAGTTGATGCGCCTGGATCGCCAGCGCCTGGCCTGGCTGCAGGAGCAGCGTATCGATGACCGAGTGAATCTCAGCGAGCCACTGCGCGTCTACCTGCGCCGCAACGACCTGCCGGAAATCCGCGCCGAACGCCGTCGACTGGCGCCAGCCTGA